In one Flavobacteriales bacterium genomic region, the following are encoded:
- a CDS encoding DUF4442 domain-containing protein translates to MKLSALLGKARHSWAHRWLANALLPWLIPFNRPHGFRVVPLKDGGMSVTIPYWRINRNHIKGIHACALATAAEMCSGLAVIERLDPKEYRMILRELRIQYRYQAKKRVIASAPDLTRVIEEQVMVPLRAADAVDYTSTVELHDADGNHVATGIATWQVKPWSKVRTRK, encoded by the coding sequence ATGAAGCTCTCCGCACTGCTCGGGAAGGCCCGCCATTCGTGGGCGCATCGCTGGCTGGCGAATGCCCTGCTGCCTTGGCTCATCCCCTTCAACAGGCCGCATGGGTTCAGGGTGGTGCCGTTGAAGGACGGGGGCATGAGCGTCACCATCCCGTACTGGCGCATCAACCGCAACCACATCAAGGGCATACACGCCTGCGCGCTGGCTACCGCCGCCGAGATGTGCAGCGGCCTGGCGGTGATTGAGCGCCTCGATCCGAAGGAGTACCGCATGATCCTGCGCGAGCTGCGCATCCAGTACCGTTATCAGGCGAAGAAGCGCGTCATCGCTTCGGCACCCGACCTGACGCGGGTGATCGAGGAGCAGGTGATGGTGCCATTGCGGGCGGCCGACGCAGTGGATTACACCAGCACGGTTGAATTGCACGATGCGGATGGGAACCACGTGGCCACGGGCATCGCCACCTGGCAGGTGAAGCCGTGGAGCAAGGTGCGCACCCGGAAGTGA